The Mesoterricola silvestris sequence CTCGGCCGCGGCGGAGACGAATTCCTCCAGGTTGCGCAGGCGCGTCTCGGCCTCCAGGGTGGCCTCCTCCTCCAGCATCTGCACGTAGCCGGATTCCACCAGCACCCAGCGCACCAGGCCCGAAAGGCTGAGGGTCCGGGCCTCGTCCTCGGCGCGGCGGAAGAGCTCCACGTAGCGCACCAGCTCGCGCTGGGCCCGCCCCTTGAGCTCCCCGGAGCGCAGCAGGGCCACCGTGGCCTGGAGGGCGGTGCCGCCCTCGGGGATGGCGGCCTCGATGCGGGCCAGGGTCGTGGCCCCCACCCCCCGGGTGGGGGAATTCACCGACCGCCGGAAGCTGACCAGGTCGAAGGGATTGCACACCAGCCGCAGGTAGGCCAGCAGATCCTTGACCTCCTGGCGCTCGTAGAACTTCACGCCGCCCACGAGCTTGTAGGGCATGTTCTGGGCCCGCAGGGCCTCTTCCAGCTGCCGGGACTGCCAGTTGGCGCGGTAGAGCACCGCCATGCGCGCGTTGGGGAAGCGCAGGCGCTCCTGGCGGATGTGGTCCACCACGTACTCCGCCTCCAGGCGCCCCTCGTCCAGGAGCTTGAAGGTGATCCGCTCCCCCAGGCCCAGGTCCGTCCACAGCGTCTTGCCCAGGCGCTGGGTGTTGTTGGCGATGACGGTGCTGGCGGCGTCCAGGATCAGCTGGGTGGAGCGGTAGTTCTGCTCGAGCTTGATCTCCGTGGCGCCGGGGAAGTCCTTCTTGAAGTCCAGGATGTTTCGGATGTCGGCGCCGCGCCAGCCGTAGATGGACTGGTCCTCGTCGCCCACCACGCAGAGGTTCAGGTGATGCTTGGCCAGGTGCTGGACCAGCAGGTACTGCACCCGGTTCGTGTCCTGGTACTCGTCCACCAGGATGTACTTGAACCGCTCCGCGTAGGCGGCCTGCACCTCCGGGTCCCGGAAGAGCCTCTCCGTGTGCAGGAGCAGATCGTCGAAATCGCAGGCCTTGTGGCTCCGGAGGCCGTTCTGGTAGCCCCGGTAGGCCTCCAGGACCTTGCGGGTCCAGGGGTCCAGCGCCTCCTCCATGGCCTCGTCCGGGAGCAGGCACCGGTTCTTGAAATCGGAGATCACCTCCAGGACCTTCCTGGGGTGGAACTGCTTTTCCGGGAGCTTCAGGTCCGCCAGCACCTGCTTGACGAGGCTCCGCTGGTCGGAGGGGTCGAAGATCACGAAATCCCGGCCCACCGGGGTGCGGTCCCCCTCCCGGCGCAGGATGCGGGTGCAGAAGCTGTGGAAGGTGCTCACCCAGAGCTGCTCGGCGGGGACGTGCACCATGCGCTGGACCCGTTCGGCCATTTCCCCCGCGGCCTTGTTCGTGAAGGTCATGGCCAGGATGGAGGCCGGACGCACTCCCACCTCCTCGATGAGCCAGGCGATGCGCCGCGTGATGACGGTGGTCTTGCCCGAACCGGCCCCCGCCAGGATCAGGAGCGGGCCATCCACGTGGGTGACCGCCTCCTTCTGGGGACTGTTGAGGTTGCGCAGCAGGGGATGGTCGGGGGGAAACGCGGGCATCCCACGAGTCTAAGGGGCTACTTGCGGGGCGTCCACATGGGGTGCTCGAAGCTCAGGTAGAAGAACACCGACTTGTCCCCCTTGCTGGGCCCCACCCCGATGGGAAAGGCCAGTCCCGGCACGATCTGGAGGCCGTTCCTGAAATTGAGGGCGAAGCGGACCCCGGGGCTCACGAAGAAGGCGTCCGCCCTGGCCTTGAGCCCGGGTCCGGCCACCGTCTCCCCGCTGGAGAAGGCGAATTCCAGCATGGCGTTGGCGTTGGGGTGGGCGAGCCAGATGAAGCTCTGTCCCAGGGTCCAGGTGGTGAGGTCGGCCTTCTCCCCTGCGGCGTTCTTCGCGCCGGGGGTCCAGGTGGCCCCCAGGTTCCAGTGGGTGACCAGGGACTTCGTGAGCACCACGCTCACGGGCAGGAGCGCCTGGTAGCCCACGGCCCCGCTGCCCCGC is a genomic window containing:
- a CDS encoding transporter family protein — its product is MANSFSRVLGLSLAAALCARAEEPDKPIQDNSFLVEEAYNQEPGVVQHISTFSRNRVTRDWLYTFTQEWPVPGIAHQLSYTLPYQRVQDAPDGRSALGDVALNYRYQLLGDGDAAVAVAPRFTLLLPTGDERQRRGSGAVGYQALLPVSVVLTKSLVTHWNLGATWTPGAKNAAGEKADLTTWTLGQSFIWLAHPNANAMLEFAFSSGETVAGPGLKARADAFFVSPGVRFALNFRNGLQIVPGLAFPIGVGPSKGDKSVFFYLSFEHPMWTPRK
- a CDS encoding ATP-dependent helicase; this encodes MPAFPPDHPLLRNLNSPQKEAVTHVDGPLLILAGAGSGKTTVITRRIAWLIEEVGVRPASILAMTFTNKAAGEMAERVQRMVHVPAEQLWVSTFHSFCTRILRREGDRTPVGRDFVIFDPSDQRSLVKQVLADLKLPEKQFHPRKVLEVISDFKNRCLLPDEAMEEALDPWTRKVLEAYRGYQNGLRSHKACDFDDLLLHTERLFRDPEVQAAYAERFKYILVDEYQDTNRVQYLLVQHLAKHHLNLCVVGDEDQSIYGWRGADIRNILDFKKDFPGATEIKLEQNYRSTQLILDAASTVIANNTQRLGKTLWTDLGLGERITFKLLDEGRLEAEYVVDHIRQERLRFPNARMAVLYRANWQSRQLEEALRAQNMPYKLVGGVKFYERQEVKDLLAYLRLVCNPFDLVSFRRSVNSPTRGVGATTLARIEAAIPEGGTALQATVALLRSGELKGRAQRELVRYVELFRRAEDEARTLSLSGLVRWVLVESGYVQMLEEEATLEAETRLRNLEEFVSAAAEAESLGLRLAEFLDRVSLASDSDELEEASLLSLMTIHCAKGLEFPVVFMVGMEEDVFPNRNAREADDGLEEERRLFYVAITRAQNKLYLTAARRRRAMGQELLGMPSRFLRELPEEGLESPIRWGTELYRSGQGNFPSQRPSTGGATSVASELGRIRSFFNQVRAPEPPADAAPEAPEPEEPRPAPSGSWPKGTRVLSPRFGRGVITAASGGGDMLTYTIRFPEGEKRIVARFGMLEKES